One genomic region from Deltaproteobacteria bacterium encodes:
- a CDS encoding SoxR reducing system RseC family protein yields MSAEKGTVESIEGDWAWVLTRRKNACEHCGHKGHCHMIEGGDRMLAKARNAAHARTGDEVELFLSTKTKLKGLFILYMLPVLGLLIGAFSANSLSGVLGFDKQLGIVFFTLSGLIAAFLLARFLAIRMEANQQLIPIVTRVVGRYRGSHPLPTEIQVKGRV; encoded by the coding sequence ATGTCCGCAGAAAAAGGCACTGTCGAAAGCATTGAAGGTGACTGGGCCTGGGTTTTAACCCGGCGCAAGAACGCCTGCGAACATTGCGGTCACAAGGGCCATTGCCATATGATTGAAGGCGGAGACCGTATGTTGGCAAAGGCCAGGAATGCCGCCCATGCCCGGACAGGAGATGAGGTTGAGCTTTTCCTGAGTACCAAGACCAAACTGAAAGGCCTCTTCATACTCTATATGTTACCGGTTCTGGGCCTGCTAATAGGGGCGTTTTCGGCCAACAGCCTTTCCGGAGTTTTGGGGTTCGACAAACAGTTGGGAATCGTGTTTTTTACGCTGTCCGGCTTGATTGCGGCATTTCTTTTGGCCAGATTCCTTGCAATACGCATGGAAGCAAATCAGCAACTGATACCTATTGTCACCCGCGTTGTGGGGCGATATAGGGGTAGTCACCCACTTCC